The Camelina sativa cultivar DH55 chromosome 14, Cs, whole genome shotgun sequence genome includes a window with the following:
- the LOC104742184 gene encoding aminoacylase-1: protein MAVSSLLWTLFLISVIFSLQSNSQEEDTPITRFQQYLRINTAHPNPNYTAPVSFLLDQAQSIGLTSKTFEFVSGKPVLLLTWLGTNPHLPSILFNSHLDSVPAESDKWIHPPFSAHRTTDGHIYARGAQDDKCIGVQYLEAIRNLKSRGFSPLRTVHISYVPEEEIGGFDGMMRFAASSEFRDLNLGFAMDEGQANPGDEFRVFYADRTPWEFIIKAEGIPGHGAKLYDNSAMENLMKSVELIAKFRETQFDFVKAGKAANSEVISVNPVYLKAGTPSTTGFVMNMQPSEAEAGYDLRLPPMADPDVMKKRIAEEWAPSIRNMTYTVKEKGKLRDHLGRPIMTPTNDTNPWWSIFKQAVEATGGKLAKPEILASTTDSRYIRSLGIPVLGFSPMTNTPILLHDHNEFLKDIVFMKGIEVYESVITALSSFKGVSDQVI from the exons ATGGCGGTGTCTTCTCTTCTCTGGACTCTCTTCCTCATCTCCGTCATTTTCTCACTACAATCAAACAGCCAAGAAGAGGATACACCAATCACACGATTCCAGCAATACTTAAGAATCAACACCGCTCATCCTAACCCTAACTACACCGCACCAGTCTCGTTTCTTCTTGATCAAGCTCAATCGATTGGTCTCACTTCCAAAACCTTCGAATTCGTCTCTGGTAAGCCAGTTCTTCTCCTCACATGGCTAGGCACTAACCCTCACCTCCCTTCGATTCTCTTCAACTCTCACCTCGACTCTGTTCCCGCCGAATCCGACAAATGGATCCACCCGCCGTTCTCAGCTCACCGTACAACCGATGGTCATATCTACGCTCGCGGCGCGCAAGACGACAAGTGTATCGGAGTTCAGTATCTAGAAGCGATCAGGAATCTGAAATCGAGAGGCTTCTCTCCTCTTCGTACGGTTCATATCTCGTACGTCCCTGAAGAAGAGATCGGCGGATTCGACGGGATGATGAGATTCGCGGCGTCGTCGGAGTTTAGGGATTTGAATTTGGGATTCGCTATGGATGAAGGACAAGCTAATCCTGGTGATGAGTTTAGGGTGTTTTACGCTGATCGGACTCCATGGGAATTTATAATCAAAGCTGAGGGGATCCCAGGGCATGGTGCTAAGCTTTATGATAATTCAGCTATGGAGAATTTGATGAAGAGTGTTGAGTTGATTGCTAAGTTTAGGGAGACGCAGTTTGATTTCGTTAAAGCTGGGAAAGCTGCGAATTCTGAAGTTATATCTGTGAATCCAGTTTATCTTAAAGCTGGAACTCCTTCTACTACT gggTTTGTGATGAATATGCAGCCTTCAGAGGCAGAAGCTGGGTATGATTTGAGGTTGCCTCCAATGGCAGATCCAGATGTTATGAAGAAAAGGATTGCTGAAGAATGGGCTCCTTCTATTAGGAACATGACCTACACG gtaaaagagaaaggaaagtTAAGAGATCATTTAGGGCGACCTATAATGACTCCAACAAATGATACCAATCCTTGGTGGTCTATCTTCAAGCAAGCTGTTGAAGCAACAGGAGGAAAACTCGCAAAGCCCGAAATTTTGGCTTCAACTACAGATTCACGCTATATTCGCTCTTTGGGAATCCCAGTTCTGGGCTTCTCTCCAATGACCAATACTCCTATTTTATTGCATGACCATAACGAG TTCCTAAAGGATATCGTATTCATGAAAGGAATTGAAGTTTATGAATCGGTTATCACAGCTCTAAGTTCCTTTAAGGGAGTATCTGATCAAGTGATTTGA